AGAAATAAACAAATTGGTAAAAAAATAAATGTGGGGGTAAAACCTCAATATGAATAAGCCCGTTAACTAGTAACACTGTTAGGATATTAAATAATGATCCGCTGAGATACACAATCGCGTGAGTCCAACGGTTATTGACATTTAATTCTTCCAACTGAGTCCACGAATCAAGGAAATACACTCTTCGAATTTCAAAATCTCCGTTTTTATACAGTAGTTTCCCTCTACCGATGATAAACTTCATTTTCCCGCCAAAAAAGTAGGTCATGAGAAAATGCCCGGCCTCGTGAACAAAAGCCACGATAGGAAGTATAATCAGTAATGAAATAACAAGCGTTGGGATATCATCCCATCCAAACATACACATCCCTCCAAGCAAGTTGTCATATGTGACTTGTACCACCGTCACATATGAATCAAACCCCTTAGAAGGTGTTTGATGTGTTTAACCATTACTTAACTGAACGGCAAAGCTACGTTGAATTTTTAGTAAGCGGAAGGCAAGACACGCCGCACATACGGCTAAACCTAAGATTAATCCAACCCAGTAGCCATAAGGTCCGAGAGCGGTATAATTAGCAAGCACCACACCTGTTGGTAAACCAACACCCCAGAAAGCAACAAGGGCCAGTATGAATGGGACATTAACATCTTTGTAGCCACGCAAAATACCTTGTATAGGGGTATTAATTGCATCAGACAGCTGAAAGAAAATCGAGTAAATCAAAAATTGTTGAATGTAAAATGCCACTTCAGA
The DNA window shown above is from Salipaludibacillus agaradhaerens and carries:
- a CDS encoding site-2 protease family protein, with the protein product MFGWDDIPTLVISLLIILPIVAFVHEAGHFLMTYFFGGKMKFIIGRGKLLYKNGDFEIRRVYFLDSWTQLEELNVNNRWTHAIVYLSGSLFNILTVLLVNGLIHIEVLPPHLFFYQFVYFSLYYVCFALLPVEYGEGKPSDGKAFYDALKYGPEKGPLD